The Thalassophryne amazonica chromosome 6, fThaAma1.1, whole genome shotgun sequence genome includes a region encoding these proteins:
- the LOC117512802 gene encoding LETM1 domain-containing protein 1-like has product MALFPSRFCSYLSLGRLCCFRKYGSTIDQYSRYVACRFRLTTSRHYSSSTVRCGIGRYVASRLQYANNKYEGFLKRRYPRLYQIHHTFIEGFKLLFYDAKDVGRIRAKMLCHVIQFQDLPYREMEKVRQFRRNVIKAIPLLMISMPPFANYLIFVLMYFFPRQLLIPHFWTPRQQVEFRGVYHSFRAQHHQPVLRGLEDMSQQVKDVRLNDLYTKVQRGGHPKVSEILAVRSLFSRPPLGIKRMNVDQMRHMCRLLFLTPHLPGFLIGRRLKSHALELLLLDRALMRLRPQQLTESELKQACYVRGLSSDGLNLNQCHEWLSQWLQVSTSLKESEVSLLLYNLVLLSVNYPNSSSPH; this is encoded by the exons ATGGCGCTGTTCCCTTCAAGATTTTGTAGTTATTTATCTTTGGGCCGACTGTGTTGTTTTAGGAAATATGGGTCAACAATTGATCAATATTCTCGCTACGTTGCCTGCCGGTTCAG GTTGACCACATCTAGACATTACTCATCATCCACAGTCAGATGTGGTATTGGTCGATATGTTGCATCCAGACTTCAGTATGCAAACAACAAATACGAAGGTTTCCTCAAAAGACGATATCCTCGTTTGTATCAGATTCATCACACTTTTATAGAAG GATTCAAGCTACTTTTTTATGATGCCAAAGATGTGGGGAGAATAAGAGCAAAGATGCTGTGTCATGTAATACAATTCCAGGATTTACCCTACAGGGAAATGGAGAAAgtcagacag tttcGCAGAAACGTGATCAAAGCCATCCCACTGCTGATGATATCAATGCCTCCTTTTGCAAACTACTTGATTTTTGTCTTGAT GTACTTTTTCCCGCGTCAGCTCCTGATCCCTCATTTCTGGACTCCGAGGCAGCAGGTAGAGTTTCGGGGAGTATATCACTCCTTCAGAGCTCAACACCACCAGCCAGTGCTCAGAGGGCTCGAGGACATGAGCCAGCAGGTCAAAGACGTCCGACTTAATGACCTGTACACTAAA GTTCAGCGTGGAGGACACCCCAAAGTGTCGGAGATCCTCGCTGTTCGAAGCCTGTTTTCTCGACCTCCACTGGGTATAAAGAGAATGAACGTGGACCAAATG AGGCATATGTGCCGCCTGCTCTTCTTGACgcctcacctcccagggtttctgATTGGCCGAAGGTTAAAAAGCCACGCGCTGGAGCTGCTCCTGTTGGACCGCGCCCTCATGAGGCTCCGCCCTCAGCAGCTGACTGAGTCAGAACTCAAACAG GCTTGTTATGTCAGAGGCCTCAGTTCTGATGGGCTGAACCTTAACCAGTGCCACGAGTGGTTATCCCAGTGGCTTCAGGTGTCAACTTCACTGAAAG AATCTGAGGTGTCACTGCTGTTGTACAACCTCGTATTGCTTTCTGTCAACTACCCAAACAGCTCCAGCCCTCACTGA